The Pseudanabaena galeata CCNP1313 genome includes a region encoding these proteins:
- a CDS encoding SCP-2 sterol transfer family protein: protein MADLFSPEWMKAFGELWNADAEIVNGLAKIHFNSVIGYGFESQDKPSGILVVQEGKVVFAGAYDGQSLNWDLRADRPHWLKWTTRGLDMLGLSMAYMSRKLQFRVGDYTAMIKDPRMASPFIKSFAMMSRV from the coding sequence ATGGCAGATTTATTTTCCCCTGAATGGATGAAAGCTTTTGGTGAACTATGGAATGCTGATGCAGAGATTGTCAATGGACTTGCGAAGATACATTTTAATTCTGTAATTGGCTATGGCTTTGAATCTCAAGACAAACCCAGTGGAATACTGGTGGTTCAGGAAGGTAAGGTGGTTTTTGCAGGAGCCTATGATGGTCAGTCATTGAACTGGGATTTACGCGCCGATCGTCCCCATTGGCTAAAGTGGACGACGAGAGGCTTAGATATGTTGGGTTTGAGTATGGCGTATATGAGCCGTAAACTGCAATTCCGCGTTGGCGACTACACAGCCATGATTAAAGATCCGCGCATGGCTTCGCCATTTATCAAATCATTTGCCATGATGAGCAGAGTTTAA